GGCACACGGGCAAGCAATGATCAGAACCGATACGGCATTGAGGACGGCAAAGGTCCAGGACGGTTCGGGTCCAAACAGACCCCATCCGAAGAACGTGAGCACCGCCGTGGCCAGCACGGCCAGGACAAACCAGTACGCCACCTTGTCCGCCATACGCTGCATCGGCGCGCGGGAGCGCTGGGCTTGGGCTACCAACTGCACAATCTGCGCCAGTACCGTCCCGGATCCGACTTTGTCCGCCCGGATGACTAAGGCGCCCGTCCCGTTGAGCGTGGCGCCTATAACGTGATCACCGACAGCCTTCTCCACCGGAATGGGTTCACCGGTCAGCATCGACTCATCGACACTGGCGCGGCCTTCGATGACTTCCCCATCGACCGGCACCTTCTCGCCCGGTCGTACGCGAAGCAGATCACCCACGTGCACGTGATCCAGCGCAACGTCCTCTTCGCCCCCATCGGGTTTGACGCGGCGAGCCGTCTTGGGCGCCAATCCCAGCAGGGACTTGATGGCCGCCGAGGTTTTGGAACGCGCCCGCAGTTCCAGCAGCTGTCCGAGCAGGGTGAGCGAGACGATGACCGCTGCCGCCTCGAAGTAGACCCCTACCCGTCCATGCTCGCGGAAAGAGTCCGGAAACAGGTCCGGTGCCACGGTGGCCACCACGCTGTAGCCAAACGCGGCGGCCACGCCGATGCCGATCAGCGTCCACATGTTGGGGCTGCGATTGCCGATGGACTGTAGGCAGCGCTCAAAGAAAGGCCACCCCGCCCAGAGCACCACCGGGGCGCTCAGCACGAGCTCAATCCAGGTGCGCGCCTGCGTGGACAAGCCGGGCAGACGGTGTCCCAGCATGGCCAAGACCAGGACGATCAACGTCAAAGGCAACGTCCACCAGAACCTTCGGGTGAAATCGCGTAACTCTGGATTGTCGTCCTCCTCCAGCGAGGGCATCTCCGGCTCCAGCGCCATGCCGCAGATCGGACAGGTGCCGGGACCTGGCTGACGAATCTGCGGATGCATCGGGCAGGTGTAGACCGTGGCGTGGGTACCGCTGGGTTGGGCCACCGCTGCTGGGGCGGTCACTTCAACTTGCTGGGGAGCATCGTCCGTATAGCGGACGGGATTGGTGATGACCCGTCCATCCGCAGCCTCGACAGGGGCTGCGCCTGCAGAATGGTGATGGTCATGGGACGACGGTGAGTTCATGCCGATGCTCGCTTTAGTGGGGATGGACTGCCAAGGCAGTGTGCCATTGCGGGTTACACAGCTATTCGGGGCTGAGCGTCCCGAGCACTGAAACAACAATCAGGATCAAGATGGCCAGCGCGGCCTCAGCCGTAACACTCTGCCGCAAAGCCCGCACCTCCTGCGCGGGATCTCCGCTGGTCAGCGCTCGTTCCAAGCGCGGCACCAGCGTCCATCGGTGCAGCGCTCCCAAACCCAGCATTCCAGCGAACAGGGCCAGTTTGAAAAGCAGCAACTTCCCGTAGGTGCTCTGGAACAGGGCCGAAAACGACCACGCGGTGAGATCCCCGTAGTGCGCGATGCCGGACACGATGAGCGCACCAACGAAGATCGTTCCCAGCGTCGAAAAACCATGCAGAAAGTCATGCGTTGATCGCAGACGCCCGCTGCCGTTCGTCTCTTTGCCGCGCAGCAGCATGGCAAGGAACATCAGGACCGCTGCGATCCAGCCGCCTGCCGCGAGAAGATGGACGATGCCTGCAGCAAGCCGGACCGCGCCTGCCAAGCCCTCGCCAGCGGCGGCGTGGCCGTTCCATGCCAGCGAAGCGAGTGCGCCGCCCGCCAGCATCGCCCCCAGCGGGAAGGCGGTCTCCACCTTCCCGCGGCGACGATGCCATCCGAGCACGAACATCAGGGCGACCAGCAGCGCGCCTCTCGCCATGGCTGCCCGGCCCGCGGACGTCTCGAGCAGATACCAGCCAAGCGATGCGCGATCAACCTCGGCAAGCGGCATTCCCATGATGCCCGCGGTCTTGAAGACGACATCGAGCCCGGTGAGCACGAGACCGGCTACGGCACCCGCCAATAGAACGCCCATGAGTGACCACCCGGCCAAGGCGTCGGCGAGTGCCGATCGACGCGACCCGTACCAACCGAAGAGTGGAACCCCGAAAAGAACCATGATGACAAGGTATTCCAAGAATCTCAGTGCATAAGCCGACAGGTCGAACATTCGCGACTCCTCAGCGCACCGTGAAGCTGAAGCTGCCCGGCATGGGGTGGTTGTCACCACCGACGGCGCGGTATTCCACGGTATAGACGCCCGGAGCCAGCGGTCCAGGCAACTTGGCACGCAGGGTCTTGCCGTTGTTGACGATCTCGGTCGTGAAATTCTCGATCGGCATGGTGGAACTGCCGTGCTTCATGAGCAACTTGAGACGCGACGCCCGCGGAATCAATGTCTCGTTGAACACGAGATCGATCTGGCCTGGCGAGGCCACCACCGCATTTGCCGCCGGTGTGGACTGCTGCAGCGCGGCGTGGGCGTGCGCGACCTGCAGCGAAAACTGCCCGGCCGCGATTGCGAGGACGAGCGCGAAGGAGCGAATGACGTTGGACGACTTCATATGGATAAATCCTCATTGGAATGTGATGCAAAGCCCGTTCGGGAGGGGCCGCGCTGTGTTCGATGCGACAAGCGTTAGATGTCGGACTGTCACTGAAACCACGATTTGTCGGATTTTCTTGATACTTCCGCTTTCGCGAGACGAGGATCCCACCGGCTCAGGCGGGATCCTCGACGCATTACGCTGCCATGGCGCTGCAGCTTTCCGCGCAGCGGCGACAAACTTCGGCGCAGCGCGTCATCTCAGGGTCGTTCATGGCGTCGCATGCATCGGCGCACTGGCGGCAGATCTCCGCGCAGGCACCGCAAACCACGTCGTGAACGCTGGCACCGCGCAGCATCGCGTCGGCACTGGTTGCGCAGGTATCGGCACACGTCGCCAACAGGGCGATGTGCTCCGGGGCCGCGTGAACACCTCCTTTGGTCAGGCAGTAGTTGATGGTCTCCAGGCAGATCGCATGGCATTGCGTGCAGTTGTCGATGCACTCGTTCATGGCCTGGGGCCGGTGTGCTGCGGAATGGTGAGTCATGTAGTTCTCCTTCTTCCTCGCGGGCGAGAATCGGCGCGCCCGCAACACCGTCCCCTGTTGCTGCGACGGATCAGTGCTGTGCGAACGGTTCAGTGGTTCCGTCGCGATGTATCAGCTCGACCGTGAACGGCTGCTGGCGTCCCTCCGGGACCTCCATGCCCGGAGAACCAAGCGGCATCCCTGGGAGGACCAGGCCGCGTGCGTTCGGCTTTTCTTCGAGGAGACGCTTGATGTCCGCGGCCGGAACGTGGCCTTCGATGACGTATCCGCCGATCTCGGCCGTGTGGCAGGAGCCCTTTGCATAGGGGACACCCAACCGCTCCTTGACCAGACCCAGGTCATCCATGTCGTGCACATCCACGGTGAATCCCGCCTTCTGCACGTGGTCGATCCAGACACCGCAGCACCCGCAGGTCGGGGTCTTGTGGACGGTCATGC
This genomic window from Stenotrophomonas maltophilia contains:
- the copD gene encoding copper homeostasis membrane protein CopD is translated as MFDLSAYALRFLEYLVIMVLFGVPLFGWYGSRRSALADALAGWSLMGVLLAGAVAGLVLTGLDVVFKTAGIMGMPLAEVDRASLGWYLLETSAGRAAMARGALLVALMFVLGWHRRRGKVETAFPLGAMLAGGALASLAWNGHAAAGEGLAGAVRLAAGIVHLLAAGGWIAAVLMFLAMLLRGKETNGSGRLRSTHDFLHGFSTLGTIFVGALIVSGIAHYGDLTAWSFSALFQSTYGKLLLFKLALFAGMLGLGALHRWTLVPRLERALTSGDPAQEVRALRQSVTAEAALAILILIVVSVLGTLSPE
- the copC gene encoding copper homeostasis periplasmic binding protein CopC; the encoded protein is MKSSNVIRSFALVLAIAAGQFSLQVAHAHAALQQSTPAANAVVASPGQIDLVFNETLIPRASRLKLLMKHGSSTMPIENFTTEIVNNGKTLRAKLPGPLAPGVYTVEYRAVGGDNHPMPGSFSFTVR
- a CDS encoding four-helix bundle copper-binding protein, with protein sequence MTHHSAAHRPQAMNECIDNCTQCHAICLETINYCLTKGGVHAAPEHIALLATCADTCATSADAMLRGASVHDVVCGACAEICRQCADACDAMNDPEMTRCAEVCRRCAESCSAMAA
- a CDS encoding DUF411 domain-containing protein is translated as MTTLTLHRLTFVVLAVAGLGACTQDASSAQPTTSPSAQVVVQSADATPAALPRMTVHKTPTCGCCGVWIDHVQKAGFTVDVHDMDDLGLVKERLGVPYAKGSCHTAEIGGYVIEGHVPAADIKRLLEEKPNARGLVLPGMPLGSPGMEVPEGRQQPFTVELIHRDGTTEPFAQH